From Hylaeus volcanicus isolate JK05 chromosome 2, UHH_iyHylVolc1.0_haploid, whole genome shotgun sequence, the proteins below share one genomic window:
- the LOC128885172 gene encoding pyruvate dehydrogenase phosphatase regulatory subunit, mitochondrial, translated as MWHNSKSFVCTRYITKWSNFVFYNRQRVKHSSTKSTLVTNEDVDDPLPKDAKVVICGGGVMGGAVAYHLSLMGLGPQTVIIESGRMGGGTTWHTSGLVGAFKPSLSQVKLAQDSIALYKELEEKGLPTGWKQCGSLSLARTRDRMTVFRRMKAQSISRNIECHLVTPKQVQEICPLLRVDDLIGGLWIPGDGVGDPYQICLTLIGEAKKKGVKVFENCKVTKVVTQNGRIEAVETMRGTIECEHFVNCAGFWARNVGKLSEPYVKVPLHPVEHYYLHTKDIAGLDPMTPVVRDLDGYIYFRENNGRLLAGGFEPIAKPAFEDGVIPESTDERFLPEDWDHFHILLEQMLHRIPNLGNAILERLCNGPEAFSPDCKWIVGEAPEIRNYYIAAGMKTVGISAAGGVGRATAELIVNGSTSVDMYELDVSRFLGLHNNRKFLRDRVKEVPGTHYALQYPHHEFKTGRNLRMSPIYPRLREAGAIFGQVMGYERPTWFQLNEDSDLETIDGFQSYKIAYTNSFSKPPWFEPVSEEYAACRERIGLSDYSSFTKIDLWSNGLEVVDLLQYLCSNDVDVPVGSIIHTGMQNERGGYENDCSLARIAPNHYMMIAPTIQQTRCKHWINRHLPADGSVAVSDVTSAYTAICIMGPATRHLLSELTDTDLHPKNFPFFTFKELDVGLANGIRTMNLTHTGELGYVLYIPNEFALHVYTRLVEAGAKYGIKHAGYYATRALRVEKFYAFWGQDLDTFTTPLECGRTWRVKLDKEVNFIGKNALLKQREEGVKRKYVQLLLNDHDPELDTWCWGSEPIFRNGIYCGMTTTTGYGFTFKKQVCLGFVQNFDSQGRPQEVTNEYVLSGDYEVDVAGIKFPAKCHLHSPNLPTKFPDMERDSYHATRDHQVV; from the exons atgtGGCATAATTCGAAGTCGTTCGTTTGTACAagatatataacaaaatggaGCAACTTCGTTTTTTATAATCGACAAAGAGTAAAACACAGTAGTACAAAATCTACATTAGTAACAAATGAAGATGTTGATGATCCGCTTCCTAAAGATGCAAAAGTTGTTATATGTGGAGGTGGAGTTATGGGTGGTGCTGTCGCTTATCATCTTTCACTCATGGGACTAGGTCCTCAAACAGTTATCATAGAGAGTGGCAG gATGGGCGGTGGTACGACATGGCATACTTCAGGATTAGTTGGAGCATTTAAGCCAAGTTTGTCGCAAGTTAAACTTGCACAGGATAGTATAGCACTGTATAAAGAATTGGAAGAGAAAGGTTTACCAACAGGCTGGAAACAGTGTGGAAGTCTATCTTTAGCACGTACAAGAGATCGTATGACTGTGTTTCGACGAATGAAAGCACAGTCTAT atcGCGTAATATTGAATGCCATTTGGTTACACCGAAGCAAGTACAGGAAATATGTCCACTATTACGGGTGGATGATTTAATTGGTGGATTATGGATTCCTGGTGATGGTGTAGGAGATCCTTATCAAATTTGCTTAACATTAATAGGAGAAGCAAAAAAGAAAG GTGTTAAAGTGTTTGAGAACTGCAAAGTTACTAAAGTTGTTACTCAAAATGGTAGAATTGAAGCTGTGGAAACAATGCGTGGCACCATAGAATGTGAGCATTTTGTTAATTGCGCCGGATTTTGGGCACGTAATGTAGGTAAATTAAGTGAACCATATGTAAAG GTACCTCTTCATCCTGTAGAGCACTATTATTTACACACTAAAGATATTGCTGGATTAGATCCTATGACACCTGTTGTGAGAGATTTGGAcggttatatttattttcgagaaaataatgGTAGGCTTTTGGCTGGTGGCTTCGAACCTATTGCAAAGCCTGCATTTGAAGATGGAGTAATCCCTG aAAGCACAGATGAAAGGTTTTTACCCGAAGATTGGGATCACTTCCACATTTTACTTGAACAAATGCTACATAGAATCCCGAATTTAGGAAATGCAATTTTGGAAAGGTTGTGTAATGGTCCAGAAGCATTTTCTCCAGATTGTAAATGGATTGTTGGCGAAGCCCCAGAAATACGTAATTATTACATTGCTGCTGGCATGAAAACG GTGGGTATATCGGCAGCTGGCGGAGTTGGTCGAGCTACTGCAGAATTAATAGTAAATGGTTCAACATCTGTAGATATGTATGAATTAGACGTATCGCGTTTCTTGGGTCTTCACAACAACCGCAAGTTTTTACGCGATCGAGTAAAGGAAGTTCCCGGCACACATTATGCATTGCAATATCCACACCACGAATTTAAAACAGGTAGAAATCTAAGAATGTCTCCAATTTATCCAAGACTTAGAGAAGCAGGAGCTATTTTTGGCCAGGTAATGGGATATGAACGGCCAACCTGGTTCCAGTTAAACGAAGATAGTG ATTTGGAAACGATTGATGGATTCCAAAGCTATAAGATAGcatatacaaattcatttagtAAACCACCATGGTTTGAACCAGTCTCGGAAGAATATGCTGCATGCCGTGAAAGAATTGGGCTTAGCGATTATTCTTCTTTCACTAAGATTGATTTATGG tCAAATGGTTTGGAAGTAGTAGATCTATTACAATACTTGTGTTCAAATGATGTAGATGTTCCAGTGGGAAGTATTATTCACACAGGTATGCAAAACGAACGTGGAGGCTACGAAAATGATTGTAGTTTAGCACGCATCGCTCCGAATCA TTATATGATGATCGCTCCTACTATACAGCAAACTCGCTGTAAGCATTGGATTAATCGTCATTTACCTGCTGATGGCTCGGTTGCAGTATCCGATGTAACTTCCGCATATACTGCAATTTGCATTATGGGCCCAGCTACTAGACACTTGTTATCTGAATTAACAGATACTGATCTGCATCCCAAaaactttcctttttttacgTTTAAG GAATTAGACGTTGGTCTTGCAAATGGAATACGTACAATGAATCTTACTCATACTGGAGAACTTGGCTACGTTTTATATATTCCAAATGAA TTCGCATTACATGTTTATACAAGATTGGTAGAAGCTGGAGCTAAATATGGAATAAAGCATGCTGGTTACTATGCAACACGAGCGTTGCGAGTGGAAAAGTTTTACGCATTTTGGGGTCAAGATTTAGATACATTTACCACGCCTTTAGAGTGTGGAAGAACGTGGAGAGTAAAACTTGAT AAAGAagtgaattttattggaaagaATGCTCTATTGAAACAACGCGAGGAAGGTGTGAAGCGGAAGTATGtgcaattattattgaacGATCATGATCCTGAATTGGATACATGGTGTTGGGGCAGTGAACCTATCTTCAGGAACGGAATATACTGTGGAATGACAACTACTACAGGCTATGGGTTCACATTTAAAAAACAG GTTTGCCTTggatttgtacaaaattttgattcgcAAGGGCGACCACAAGAAGTGACGAATGAATATGTATTATCAGGAGATTACGAAGTTGACGTGGCAGGAATAAAGTTTCCTGCAAAATGTCACCTACATAGTCCAAATTTGCCAACCAAATTTCCTGATATGGAAAGAGACTCTTATCATGCAACACGTGATCATCAAGTTGTATAA
- the LOC128885181 gene encoding LITAF domain-containing protein, translated as MNKTGPPPPYAPPPCAPPGYSHAMGGVPPASPFTPAETYMSGGPTIVTTIVPLGPESTRTICPHCHAEIDTTTKTEPGMIAYISGVVIALMGCWLGCCLIPCCIDECMDVHHSCPNCKAYLGRYRR; from the exons ATGAATAAAACTGGGCCACCACCACCTTATGCGCCACCTCCTTGTGCACCACCTGGGTATTCACATGCAATGGGTGGTGTGCCACCTGCTAGCCCTTTTACACCTGCTGAAACTT atatgAGTGGTGGACCAACTATTGTAACAACAATTGTTCCTCTTGGACCAGAATCAACACGTACAATTTGCCCACATTGTCATGCAGAAATTGATACTACAACAAAAACAGAACCTGGCATGATCGCTTACATATCTGGTGTTGTGATTGCATTAATGGG ATGTTGGCTAGGCTGTTGTTTAATACCTTGCTGCATCGATGAATGCATGGATGTTCATCACAGTTGCCCTAATTGCAAAGCTTACTTGGGCCGTTACAGGAGATAA
- the LOC128885168 gene encoding protein Jumonji has protein sequence MVLSRNDKRKRKEGDLVDLMEPLSESPKRTKVHAQRKFAQGATTVFNASHTPVKDKEKTKPTVITELITHKRPNTEDFLTFLCFRGTPILPPNLNFFNVGNKKEKPDPKSIRTPTDKVTSSTSTFTENQKPDSSQKPITKMKPIVTNKKKVENTLQKNITKFKTTTSTVQALKKKYQEQRLAKERIKNKFKTSCVMRTRSRTERTILKPANKLAPRKFLPRIETKRLGLRSSVLMDKVKKTSPKVKIIPPKPKKKVLVKQKNSDTSNSDSTSEEEEEDEEEEEEEEEGPSEKSVPQVKRSMQRNVQKKICTRSKSEMRRITRSHNGTNSPKNLCRRPTRKTKEAAAVYMEILGRKLVSPDLENDDNLSMDSFPELPNARKIAQTEIEIKAKVKQSITKTITKNKDGKITSIQSTSNKRLDKTKTSKIAFKSKRLVKVQKYCEIDSDEESISSNGTNNTRPVTRRSLGKLNKPASRSLRSSSKTVVTRMEIQNNANIKSKAQIQNNLRFNKDKFVMKRKREQNFNKPVYDKSAGLKNKETKNTAHENTDSDEETLGMLLNKLKRKKDIQEQNEQIATNENNSNHDTANKIEQPVDKHSTKVDLLKVSDDEESFRGFTKKAISKVLNSCQTHVNANLLATEKTANELETSEAEKIQDSNTVKKQEDKDKSLLDNISSPTINVSNDECVQFEKIQKTKSELLDETESQTTLLANTEKECHHKIEISSTNILDMSLSTLHVRKEKVNMSTEQIEKWLNESSFAKEESKLEMENVSTFKYDVCEKKADVSHLSISTKIQHLVRPVNVTLSKLAEKANIKDRLNIQNKYVPITTIDIQPVDAKQQSEPTNGNININKNNIDGKEMIKGRNVKPNKDSCLGEDSDIAIKSDQNSIDGSTEKKVSAEKKSIFQPRKPFLPKVKERKTVTPNANAFSPENESSVYAFESDTEVPINTPFRRKVRDSNKSNITGTSSESETNKSIEKIIKGNCEISESKEKPNNVVSKNENKVVESKNTSNSLLNVNRFELPKNFATLANIQVLPLDKLTTTWSNVNCSASIAVQVNLDDNAQGQEQIGEGDTNQQKSIEISTQTENSNENDDENDGQLFYIPLQAVTRNGPNLVQGQQLIQGVAVKLGTEGPNGPNQKVLLRAKLVTKPPSSIARCPPVGTVQPTTRIPPTSALITENPVPSTSASATSVMTVSEVQPTTPCKTETIIQTMNRQNIGIGGIEKLTKSPKTSRERKTSIDSSKNGKRCQIKSKQKGNEICSPTNNVTFPSAKNESNGARLVEAPTFHPTEKDFQDPLEYIDKIRPIAEKFGICRVVPPPNFKPECKVSDDMRFTAYNQYVHRMLHRWGPNVKEMMAIKKYLATQSITLTHPPWIGGMEVDLPHLYQTVQSLGGLKEVIEKKKWQKVADGMKIPKSAQDRVTKLDDIYCKYLLPYDTLSPDERGKLFDEVESEWMKRESRALQRQNAPANDNEEDEEDDSSDEIEECIVKGRNMPLNAFYRIARNTQRMWFGENQRSGNEIEGASADEVENAFWKHVAERKRHVCVHAASIDSSGRGFGFSVAKNSPFARHPWNLKVLTNNAGSVLRALGPLMGVTVPTLHVGMLFSACCWYRDPHGLPWIEYLHTGAKKIWYGIPDEHNNNFREALSKMVPRYCKNKTIWLPSDTAMVPPELLVSNGVSLCQTVQEPGQYIIVFPKAFTSSICTGYVVSESVYFAQPSWLETAEQVFKDIQDSCEPSIFSFERLLFNIINDSRSHVEVMKQILPSVIKIREKEINYRKQLESVGLTNTERLPLPDSGKRKKGKKVKEDDGDFECETCRANLFVSLVNNSQDDSVYCLPHALQLLNKKKQALKHYTLMYTYNEDELDDLIHKLEERIEAKTKKTNQIKQAK, from the exons atggtGCTAAGTCGAAATGATAaacggaaaagaaaagaaggagaTTTGGTGGACCTTATGGAGCCACTTTCAGAATCCCCAAAGAG GACCAAAGTGCATGCACAAAGAAAGTTTGCACAGGGTGCAACAACAGTTTTTAATGCTTCGCACACTCCAGTTAAGGATAAAGAGAAAACTAAACCTACAGTTATAACAGAGTTAATAACACATAAGCGACCTAACACAGAGgattttttgacatttttatgcTTCAGag gtACACCAATTTTACCtccaaatttgaattttttcaatgttggaaataaaaaagaaaaaccagaTCCCAAGTCAATACGTACACCAACAGATAAAGTGACTTCTTCTACTAGTACATTTACTGAAAATCAAAAGCCAGATTCAAGTCAGAAGCCTATTACCAAAATGAAACCTATTGTTACAAATAAGAAGAAGGTTGAAAAcacattacaaaaaaatattactaaatttaAGACTACAACATCAACTGTACAAGCACTGAAGAAAAAGTATCAGGAACAGCGTCTTGCTAAagaaaggattaaaaataaatttaaaacatcATGTGTTATGAGAACAAGATCTCGTACAGaacgaacaattttaaaacctGCAAACAAACTGGCACCTAGGAAGTTTCTACCAAGAATTGAAACCAAACGACTTGGTTTACGAAGTAGTGTACTTATGGATAAGGTAAAAAAGACTTCtccaaaagtaaaaattataccACCTAAGCCAAAGAAGAAAGTTCttgtaaaacaaaagaacAGTGATACATCAAATTCAGATTCCACAtctgaagaagaagaagaagatgaagaagaagaagaagaagaagaagaaggaccTTCAGAAAAATCTGTACCACAAGTAAAACGTTCGATGCAAAGGAATGTTCAAAAGAAGATATGTACAAGAAGTAAATCTGAAATGAGAAGAATTACTCGTTCCCATAATGGAACAAATTCTCCAAAAAATCTTTGTAGAAGGCCAACTAGAAAGACTAAAGAGGCAGCTGCAGTGTACATGGAAATTCTTGGAAGGAAACTTGTAAGTCCTGACTTGGAAAATGATGATAATCTATCCATGGACAGCTTTCCAGAATTGCCAAATGCGCGTAAAATTGCCCaaacagaaattgaaattaaggCCAAAGTAAAACAGTCTATTACAAAGactattacaaaaaataaagatgGTAAAATCACTTCTATCCAAAGTACATCCAATAAACGATTGGATAAGACTAAAACTAGTAAAATTGCCTTTAAAAGCAAAAGGCTTGTAAAAgttcaaaaatattgtgaAATAGATAGCGACGAAGAATCGATAAGTTCTAATGGAACTAATAATACAAGGCCTGTAACAAGACGAAGTTTAGGGAAGTTAAATAAACCCGCGAGTAGATCTCTTAGATCTTCCTCTAAAACTGTAGTCACGCGAATGGAGATtcaaaataatgcaaatattaaatcaaaagCTCAGATTCAAAATAATCTAAGGTTCAATAAAGATAAGTTTGTAATGAAACGGAaacgagaacaaaattttaataaaccgGTATACGACAAAAGTGCTggcttaaaaaataaagaaacaaaaaatactgCTCATGAAAATACAGATTCTGATGAAGAAACATTAGGGATGTTGCTTAATAAgttaaaaaggaagaaagataTTCAAGAACAAAATGAACAGATTGCtactaatgaaaataatagcaaTCACGATActgcaaataaaattgaacagcCTGTAGATAAACATTCTACAAAGGTAGATCTCTTAAAAGTATCAGACGACGAAGAATCGTTTCGGGGGTTTACGAAAAAAGCGATATCcaaagttttaaattcttGTCAAACACATGTTAATGCTAATCTTCTTGCTACAGAAAAAACTGCTAATGAATTAGAAACATCCGAAGCAGAAAAAATACAAGACTCAAATACAGTTAAGAAACAGGAAGATAAGGATAAATCTTTACTAGATAATATTTCTTCTCCTACAATAAACGTGTCAAATGATGAATGTGTtcagtttgaaaaaattcagaagACAAAATCAGAATTACTTGATGAAACAGAATCTCAAACAACATTGTTAGCAAATACCGAGAAAGAATGTCatcataaaatagaaatttcttccACAAACATTTTAGACATGTCTTTGTCAACATTACatgtaagaaaagaaaaagtaaacatGTCGACTGAACAAATCGAGAAATGGTTGAATGAAAGTTCCTTTGCTAAAGAGGAAAGTAAGCtagaaatggaaaatgtatCTACGTTTAAATACGATGTTTGCGAGAAAAAGGCTGATGTCTCGCATTTGTCTATCTCGACAAAAATTCAGCACTTAGTGAGACCAGTTAACGTCACGCTTTCTAAATTAGCGGAAAAAGCAAATATTAAAGATCGTTTGAACATACAAAATAAGTATGTACCAATAACAACAATTGATATACAGCCTGTTGATGCAAAGCAGCAAAGTGAGCCTACtaatggaaatataaatattaacaaaaataatatagatggaaaagaaatgattaaagGACGAAATGTAAAGCCAAATAAAGACTCATGTCTTGGAGAAGATAGTGATATAGCAATAAAATCTGATCAAAATTCAATAGATGGATCTACTGAAAAGAAAGTATCAGCAGAAAAGAAATCCATATTTCAACCTAGAAAACCATTTTTACCTAAAGTTAAAGAGCGTAAAACTGTAACTCCCAATGCAAATGCATTTTCCCCAGAAAATGAAAGTAGCGTTTATGCGTTTGAAAGCGATACCGAAGTCCCTATTAATACTCCCTTTAGGCGCAAAGTTCGGGACTCGAATAAATCAAACATCACTGGTACTTCATCTGAAAGTGAGacaaataaaagtatagaaaaaataattaagggCAATTGTGAAATATCAGAATCTAAAGAAAAACCGAATAATGTTGTTTCAAAAAACGAGAACAAAGTCGTAGAATcgaaaaatacatcaaattcattattaaatgttaatagGTTTGAATTACCCAAAAACTTTGCAACCTTAGCTAATATTCAAGTTCTACCACTAGATAAATTAACAACAACTTGGAGCAATGTAAACTGTAGTGCTTCGATAGCTGTACAAGTAAATCTTGATGATAACGCGCAAGGACAAGAACAAATAGGTGAAGGAGACACAAATCAACaaaaaagtatagaaataTCTACTCAGACGGAAAACAGTAATGAAAATGATGATGAAAACGATGGTCAACTATTTTATATACCTCTGCAAGCGGTTACGAGAAATGGACCGAATTTAGTCCAAGGACAGCAATTAATTCAAGGTGTAGCCGTTAAACTTGGTACTGAAGGACCAAATGGACCTAATCAGAAAGTTCTTTTAAGAGCAAAATTAGTTACTAAACCTCCATCATCGATTGCACGTTGCCCTCCCGTGGGTACAGTGCAGCCTACGACTCGTATACCACCAACTTCTGCTCTTATAACTGAGAATCCAGTACCGTCTACTTCTGCAAGTGCAACCTCAGTTATGACTGTGTCTGAAGTCCAACCGACCACTCCATGTAAAACTGAAACTATAATACAGACCATGAACAGACAAAATATTGGTATTGGgggaatagaaaaattaacaaaatccCCAAAAACTTctagagaaagaaaaacttcTATAGATTCGAGTAAAAATGGGAAAAG atgtcaaattaaatctaaacaGAAAggtaatgaaatttgttctccaaccaataatgtaacatttccAAGTGCAAAGAATGAAAGCAATGGAGCACGTTTAGTCGAAGCTCCAACGTTTCATCCCACTGAGAAAGATTTTCAGGATCCTCTGGAATacatagataaaataagaCCAATTGCAGAGAAGTTTGGAATATGCAGAGTTGTACCACCGcctaattttaaa CCGGAATGTAAAGTATCGGATGATATGCGATTTACTGCATATAATCAGTACGTACATCGTATGCTTCATAGATGGGGACCCAATGTAAAGGAAATGATggctataaaaaaatatttagccACGCAAAGCATAACATTAACTCATCCACCTTGG ATTGGTGGTATGGAAGTTGATTTGCCCCATTTATATCAAACGGTTCAAAGCTTAGGTGGATTGAAAGAAgttattgaaaagaaaaagtggcAAAAAGTAGCAGATGGTATGAAGATACCAAAATCTGCCCAAGATCGTGTAACCAAATTAGACgacatttattgtaaatacttATTACCATACGATACATTATCTCCAg aTGAAAGAGGTAAATTGTTTGATGAAGTTGAATCTGAATGGATGAAAAGGGAAAGTAGAGCTTTGCAAAGACAAAACGCACCAGCAAATGATAatgaagaagatgaagaagatgATAGCTCtgatgaaattgaagaatgcATTGTTAAG GGTAGAAACATGCCGCTAAATGCTTTTTATCGCATCGCACGGAACACACAACGTATGTGGTTCGGTGAAAATCAACGATCTGGAAACGAAATCGAGGGTGCTTCTGCTGATGAAGTTGAAAATGCATTTTGGAAGCATGTCGCAGAAAGAAAGCGACACGTGTGCGTGCATGCCGCAAGCATTGATTCGAGTGGTCGTGGTTTTGGATTTTCCGTTGCCAAGAATAGTCCATTTGCTAGACATCCATGGAATCTTAAAGTACTTACTAACAATGCTGGATCAGTATTAAGAGCTTTGGGTCCACTAATGG gGGTGACAGTACCAACACTTCACGTGGGCATGCTATTCAGTGCATGTTGTTGGTACCGCGATCCGCATGGTCTTCCTTGGATAGAGTATTTACATACAGGTGCTAAAAAGATTTGGTATGGCATACCAGACGAgcataacaataattttagagAAGCTCTTTCAAAAATGGTGCCTcgatattgtaaaaataagaCTATATGGCTACCTTCGGATACGGCGATGGTTCCTCCAGAATTGCTTGTTAGTAATGGAGTATCACTATGCCAAACTGTGCAGGAACCAGGgcaatatataattgtatttccTAAAGCGTTTACATCAAGCATATGTACTGGCTATGTAGTATCTGAAAGCGTTTACTTTGCACAACCATCATGGTTAGAAACTGCTGAACAAGTGTTTAAA GACATACAAGATAGCTGTGAGCCATCgattttttcattcgaaagattgttatttaatattattaatgattcTAGATCTCATGTAGAAGTAATGAAACAG ATTTTACCAAGTGTGATTAAAA